The proteins below come from a single Acidobacteriota bacterium genomic window:
- a CDS encoding methyltransferase domain-containing protein produces MKTTMFYLPGRLYDIVLGLPLRGVRRKIAAWIARENLFPCLDVCCGTGSQVRAFDGHLKAAVIGLDIHPGMLRYAAARTPGAPFVQGDARRLPFRNGVFRAVSISFGLHEKTPEDRLEIVKEAHRVMTPDGKLICVDFENPWNRTSRFGAFGVDLIERIAGGDHYRNSRRFLELGGLRSFLREAGLREVARRDIETGSLSIVAALGYTESPK; encoded by the coding sequence ATGAAGACGACCATGTTCTATCTTCCGGGCCGGCTGTATGACATCGTCCTCGGTCTGCCGCTTCGGGGAGTCCGACGGAAAATCGCAGCCTGGATAGCCCGGGAGAACCTTTTTCCCTGTCTCGATGTGTGTTGCGGCACGGGAAGCCAGGTTCGTGCCTTTGACGGCCACCTCAAGGCCGCCGTCATCGGGCTCGACATCCATCCGGGTATGCTCCGGTATGCCGCCGCCCGAACACCCGGCGCACCCTTTGTCCAAGGGGATGCCCGGCGGCTGCCCTTCCGAAATGGAGTCTTCCGGGCTGTCTCGATATCTTTCGGTCTTCACGAAAAAACGCCGGAAGACAGGCTGGAGATCGTGAAGGAAGCCCACAGGGTCATGACGCCGGACGGAAAATTGATTTGTGTCGACTTTGAAAACCCCTGGAATCGAACATCCCGGTTCGGAGCCTTCGGCGTCGATCTGATCGAGCGGATTGCCGGCGGGGACCACTATCGAAACAGCCGCCGTTTTCTCGAACTCGGCGGTTTGAGGTCCTTCCTTCGTGAGGCGGGACTTCGGGAAGTCGCGCGCCGCGATATCGAAACGGGGTCTTTGAGCATCGTCGCCGCTTTGGGCTATACTGAGAGTCCGAAATAG
- a CDS encoding aminotransferase class III-fold pyridoxal phosphate-dependent enzyme: protein MKTSDRRIMRIERLRSHLEDLYRKKTPGSFKLYRRAGQSLVHGGSHTMRLWRPYPVFPVSASGAEVEDVDGNVYLDYWQGHYANILGHNPPVILKAMRRLLESGGLHTGFEGRVQIDLAEILLRQAGWPGDKVRFTTSGTLAAMYAVMMAKAFSGRDHILKIGGGWHGASPYLLKGVRHHRTRKFGSAESAGVADDLLRRTHVTRFNDPDDLEHVFKTRGDKLACFIVEPFLGVGGFMPAERDYLQAARRLTERHGVVLIFDEVISGFRFGPSGVQSFYDVRPDLSLFGKLIGGGHAVAAVIGRSEIMEWCDDRPAPGGRRVLFEGGTFSGHTSYLKAGAVMLGHLAGHAERIYGRLSGKGDSLRTGIEKAFADEGFDVRCTGWGNAVVPGSSLFMVHFPRDGKTMKSPDDLLNDAVVDVRLREEILKLALLIQDVHIVHGGGAVSTAHGNGQIRKTVEAYAGAAALFRKFLLD, encoded by the coding sequence ATGAAGACATCAGACCGACGGATCATGCGTATCGAACGGTTGCGCTCTCATTTGGAAGACCTTTACCGCAAAAAAACGCCCGGAAGTTTTAAACTCTACCGGCGGGCCGGACAAAGCCTGGTCCACGGCGGCAGCCACACCATGCGACTCTGGCGCCCCTACCCGGTTTTTCCGGTTTCGGCCTCGGGGGCGGAAGTTGAAGACGTCGACGGCAACGTCTATCTGGATTACTGGCAGGGCCATTACGCCAATATCCTGGGCCACAACCCGCCGGTCATTTTGAAGGCCATGCGGCGTCTCCTCGAAAGCGGCGGTCTGCACACGGGATTCGAAGGCCGCGTGCAGATCGATCTGGCGGAAATTCTCCTTCGGCAGGCCGGATGGCCGGGCGACAAGGTCCGCTTCACGACCTCGGGAACTTTGGCGGCCATGTATGCCGTCATGATGGCCAAGGCCTTCTCCGGGCGGGATCATATTCTCAAAATCGGAGGCGGCTGGCACGGCGCCTCCCCCTATCTCCTCAAGGGAGTCCGCCATCATCGGACGCGAAAATTCGGTTCTGCGGAGTCTGCGGGAGTGGCCGACGATCTTCTCCGCCGGACTCATGTCACCCGCTTCAACGATCCTGACGATCTGGAGCATGTCTTTAAAACCCGGGGCGACAAACTGGCCTGTTTTATTGTCGAACCCTTCCTCGGCGTCGGCGGCTTCATGCCCGCGGAACGGGACTATCTGCAGGCGGCGCGCCGATTGACCGAGCGCCACGGCGTCGTTCTGATTTTCGATGAGGTCATTTCGGGGTTCCGCTTCGGACCTTCGGGCGTCCAGAGCTTCTACGATGTCCGGCCCGACCTGTCGCTTTTCGGGAAGCTCATCGGCGGCGGCCATGCCGTGGCCGCCGTCATCGGACGTTCGGAGATCATGGAGTGGTGCGACGACAGGCCTGCTCCCGGAGGCCGCCGCGTCCTTTTCGAAGGCGGAACATTCTCGGGCCACACGTCCTATCTCAAGGCCGGAGCCGTGATGCTCGGCCACCTGGCCGGACATGCCGAGCGTATCTACGGACGCCTGTCCGGCAAGGGGGATTCTTTGCGGACGGGAATCGAAAAAGCCTTTGCGGATGAGGGATTCGATGTCCGGTGCACGGGATGGGGGAACGCCGTCGTTCCGGGAAGCTCCCTGTTCATGGTCCATTTTCCAAGGGATGGAAAAACGATGAAAAGCCCGGATGACCTTTTGAACGATGCCGTTGTGGACGTCCGTCTCCGCGAGGAGATCCTCAAGCTGGCGCTCCTCATCCAGGACGTCCATATCGTCCATGGCGGCGGCGCCGTCTCCACGGCTCATGGAAACGGACAAATCCGGAAAACCGTCGAGGCCTATGCCGGTGCCGCGGCGTTGTTCAGGAAATTTCTTCTGGATTGA
- a CDS encoding alkaline phosphatase family protein, translated as MSLFKKKKLDNRACVIGLDGVPYGLLRDFMDRGVMSATRRLMDGGRLHRMKASLPEISSVSWSSFMTGTNPGTHGIFGFTDFKPGSYDIRFPNYSDLKAKPLWDILGEKGRRSIVINQPATYPAREMNGILVSGFVALDLARAVTPRSLLQPLERAGYRIDIDTVKSRENTEFFWRDLSKTLSGRQKALNLFWKEEWDYFEFVITGTDRLHHYLWNAGADPDHPHHRSFLEYYRRIDQLIDKIAVSFRKSTGGYDGLYLMSDHGFCGIETEVYLNVWLEREGYLSFSKPNPDSLNDIAMESRAFALDPNRIYLHLEKKFPRGSVAASERKALIQEIAGRLAKLEWNGRKVVRKAFPARDIYSGPLTAQGPDLIVLGERGFDMKGSVKKTEIFGKSGLQGMHTWDDAFFWSVNDHGDDLAIEDLAGIILKRF; from the coding sequence ATGAGCCTATTCAAGAAAAAAAAGCTCGACAACCGCGCCTGCGTCATCGGGCTGGACGGCGTTCCTTACGGACTCCTCCGGGATTTTATGGATCGGGGCGTGATGTCCGCGACCCGTCGTCTCATGGACGGAGGCCGGCTTCACCGGATGAAGGCCAGTCTTCCCGAAATATCGTCCGTCTCCTGGTCGAGCTTCATGACGGGAACCAACCCCGGAACGCACGGCATTTTCGGTTTCACGGACTTCAAGCCCGGAAGCTACGACATCCGGTTCCCCAATTATTCCGACCTGAAGGCGAAACCCCTCTGGGATATTCTTGGAGAAAAAGGCCGCCGCTCCATCGTCATCAACCAGCCGGCCACCTACCCGGCCCGGGAAATGAACGGCATCCTCGTTTCCGGATTCGTCGCGCTTGATCTGGCTCGGGCCGTCACTCCTCGAAGTTTACTCCAACCCCTGGAGCGGGCCGGATATCGCATCGATATCGATACGGTTAAATCCCGCGAAAATACGGAGTTTTTCTGGCGCGACCTGTCGAAAACTTTGTCCGGCCGGCAAAAAGCCCTGAATCTCTTCTGGAAGGAAGAGTGGGATTATTTTGAGTTCGTCATCACCGGAACCGACCGGCTGCATCACTATCTCTGGAACGCCGGCGCCGATCCCGACCATCCCCATCACAGGTCGTTTTTGGAATACTACAGACGGATCGACCAGTTGATCGATAAGATCGCCGTCTCCTTCCGGAAATCCACGGGAGGGTATGACGGTCTCTATCTGATGTCGGACCATGGTTTCTGCGGGATTGAAACCGAAGTTTATCTCAATGTCTGGTTGGAACGCGAAGGGTATCTGTCTTTTTCCAAGCCGAACCCGGACAGCCTGAACGATATCGCCATGGAAAGCCGGGCTTTCGCCCTTGACCCGAATCGGATTTATCTCCATCTCGAGAAGAAATTTCCCCGGGGATCCGTTGCCGCCTCGGAAAGGAAAGCCTTGATCCAGGAGATCGCCGGCCGCCTGGCGAAATTGGAGTGGAACGGCCGCAAGGTCGTGCGCAAGGCCTTTCCGGCCCGGGACATCTACTCCGGTCCTCTGACCGCCCAGGGACCCGACCTGATCGTTCTCGGAGAGAGGGGTTTCGACATGAAAGGTTCGGTCAAAAAGACCGAAATTTTCGGGAAGTCGGGCCTCCAGGGCATGCACACCTGGGACGATGCCTTTTTCTGGTCTGTGAACGATCATGGAGACGATCTGGCCATCGAAGATCTGGCCGGGATCATCCTCAAGAGATTTTAA
- a CDS encoding 4Fe-4S dicluster domain-containing protein, with protein MSSDIPHGRYDERDIPFSRIRLRPGSPEYRAYYAMRPEKKIVDDEIRALPGLLSPHASFADPFLFASPEGSFFLTEALRDGVDGPVSGTIRNSGPEAMTKYLKSLAIYYGARDVGIAGIRPYHVYSHVGRDFQRYGELIPFEPGFAIVFTVVMNRRMTAAAPHAPSIMESARQYVEAARIAVSLAAALRSLGHPARAHIDGNYRVIAPLVARDAGLGEIGRMGLLMTQRLGPRVRIGVVTTPLELVPDRPTRDETVIDFCARCLKCAVNCPARAIPSGGRVEKDGVLRWAIDGDACFRYWNVIGTDCARCLAVCPYSHPDNVFHNAVRWGIRRSGLFRRAAVRLDDVFYGRKPRPAEAPVWTKVRY; from the coding sequence ATGAGTTCGGATATCCCGCACGGTCGATACGACGAGAGGGACATCCCATTCTCGCGCATCCGGCTGCGGCCCGGAAGTCCCGAATACCGGGCTTATTACGCCATGCGCCCGGAGAAAAAAATCGTCGACGACGAAATCCGTGCGCTTCCGGGACTTCTCTCTCCTCATGCCTCTTTCGCCGATCCCTTTCTTTTCGCTTCGCCGGAAGGGAGCTTTTTCCTGACCGAAGCCCTGCGCGACGGCGTGGACGGCCCGGTTTCGGGAACGATCCGGAATTCCGGACCCGAGGCGATGACGAAGTACCTGAAATCCCTGGCGATTTATTACGGCGCCCGGGACGTCGGAATCGCGGGAATCCGCCCTTATCATGTCTATTCCCATGTCGGACGGGATTTCCAACGTTACGGCGAACTCATCCCCTTCGAGCCTGGTTTTGCCATCGTTTTCACCGTGGTCATGAACCGGCGGATGACGGCTGCGGCGCCTCATGCCCCGTCAATCATGGAATCGGCACGACAGTATGTCGAGGCCGCCCGCATCGCCGTGTCTCTGGCCGCCGCCCTGCGCAGCCTGGGACATCCCGCCCGGGCGCATATCGACGGCAACTACCGGGTCATCGCCCCGCTTGTCGCCCGCGATGCGGGACTTGGAGAGATCGGAAGGATGGGTCTTCTCATGACGCAGCGTCTCGGTCCCCGTGTTCGGATCGGCGTCGTGACGACGCCGCTCGAACTGGTTCCCGACCGGCCGACACGGGACGAAACAGTGATCGATTTCTGCGCCCGGTGCCTGAAATGCGCCGTCAACTGTCCGGCCCGGGCCATTCCCTCAGGCGGCCGGGTGGAAAAAGACGGCGTTCTCCGCTGGGCGATCGACGGCGATGCCTGTTTCCGATACTGGAATGTCATCGGAACGGACTGTGCGCGATGTCTGGCCGTCTGTCCTTATTCCCACCCCGACAACGTCTTTCACAATGCCGTGCGCTGGGGCATCCGGCGTTCGGGTCTTTTCCGAAGAGCGGCCGTCCGGCTCGACGACGTGTTTTACGGCCGGAAACCCCGTCCGGCCGAAGCGCCCGTTTGGACGAAGGTTCGCTATTGA
- a CDS encoding alkaline phosphatase family protein encodes MNGFDKKARAITAALLLLAIAPLCEGYIGPGAGFAFLSSFLVLFLTFFLALFSFLSWPFRFIWRLLKGQKAYKGGRVNRVVILGLDGMEPSLAEKFMAEGKMPHLSRLKKEGGYARLQTTTPAISPVAWSSFMTGSEPSKHNIFDFLSRDPRTYLPDLSSARIGGPKRTLSIGKYRIPLSKPEIRGMRRSIPFWKILGDRGIFSTVIRVPITFPPEKFRGHLLSGMCAPDLKGSQGTFSFYSSAKTAAENPEGGLVIPVEIKNGLITTYISGPENTLLKTPEEIRLPMTITPSDGNGPAVIEVSDQKIELPAGRFSPWIRLSFRPGLGMKIRAVCRFYISRMDRGGFSMYVTPLNIDPEKPALPISHPFVYSIYLGKLLGSYVTLGEANDTWALNEGALAEQPFLDLTYAHHEEWEAMLFNALEKTRKGVVISVFETTDSIQHMFWKYLDAKHPARKRGENRMSARVIEDLYVRMDGLVGRVREKLDGKSAFFVMSDHGFAPFRRGVNINTWLHQNGFLALKDGRDGSGEWFKDVDWDRTRAYGVGLGGIFINMKGREAQGLVAPGEEARKVKAAIISGLEALNDGPSPAVNRVFDRDVIYSGPYKDNAPDLLVGYNRGYRVSWDSVTGKIGAAVFEDNIKAWSGDHCIDPAQVPGVFFSNLGLTSDQPSIMDIAPSVLRLFGVPVPAHMDGRPIIADGPESETTDKGQPQ; translated from the coding sequence ATGAACGGTTTTGACAAAAAAGCGCGTGCGATCACTGCTGCATTGCTCCTGCTGGCCATCGCACCTCTTTGCGAGGGCTATATCGGCCCGGGCGCCGGCTTTGCATTTCTGTCTTCTTTTCTGGTGCTTTTCCTGACATTTTTTCTGGCTCTTTTCTCCTTTCTGTCCTGGCCGTTTCGGTTTATCTGGCGCCTCCTGAAAGGTCAAAAAGCCTATAAAGGCGGCCGGGTCAACCGCGTCGTCATTCTGGGATTGGACGGAATGGAGCCCTCCCTGGCCGAAAAATTCATGGCCGAGGGAAAAATGCCCCATCTCTCGCGCCTGAAAAAAGAGGGAGGTTACGCCAGGCTGCAAACCACGACGCCGGCCATCTCGCCCGTGGCCTGGTCGTCGTTCATGACCGGCTCGGAACCCTCCAAGCACAACATCTTCGATTTTCTGAGCCGGGACCCGAGGACCTATCTTCCGGACCTGTCCTCGGCCAGAATCGGCGGGCCGAAACGCACCTTGTCCATCGGGAAATACAGGATCCCTCTTTCAAAACCCGAGATCCGCGGCATGCGCCGGAGCATTCCCTTTTGGAAAATCCTGGGCGATCGCGGCATTTTCTCGACCGTGATCCGGGTTCCCATCACCTTTCCGCCCGAGAAATTCCGCGGCCATCTTCTTTCGGGGATGTGTGCCCCCGACCTCAAGGGCAGTCAGGGAACGTTTTCCTTCTACTCGTCGGCGAAAACGGCCGCTGAAAATCCCGAGGGCGGACTGGTCATCCCCGTGGAAATCAAGAACGGCCTCATCACAACGTATATCTCCGGACCGGAAAACACCCTTCTGAAGACGCCCGAGGAGATCCGCCTGCCCATGACCATCACGCCGTCCGACGGCAACGGACCGGCCGTGATCGAGGTTTCCGATCAGAAAATCGAGCTTCCCGCCGGGCGATTCTCCCCCTGGATCCGCCTGTCTTTCCGTCCGGGGCTCGGCATGAAAATCCGGGCCGTCTGCCGCTTCTACATTTCCCGGATGGACCGCGGCGGCTTCTCGATGTACGTCACGCCCTTGAACATCGACCCCGAAAAACCCGCGCTTCCCATTTCCCATCCTTTCGTCTACTCGATCTACCTCGGCAAACTCCTGGGCAGCTATGTCACCCTGGGAGAAGCCAACGACACCTGGGCTCTCAACGAGGGGGCTCTCGCCGAACAGCCGTTTCTCGATCTGACCTATGCCCACCACGAGGAGTGGGAGGCCATGCTTTTCAATGCCCTGGAGAAAACGCGCAAGGGCGTCGTCATCTCCGTTTTCGAAACGACGGACAGCATCCAGCACATGTTCTGGAAATATCTGGACGCCAAACACCCGGCCCGCAAACGCGGGGAAAACCGGATGAGTGCCCGCGTCATCGAGGATCTCTATGTCCGCATGGATGGCCTGGTCGGCCGCGTCAGGGAAAAGCTTGACGGAAAAAGCGCCTTTTTCGTCATGTCCGATCACGGATTCGCGCCTTTCCGCAGAGGCGTCAACATCAACACCTGGCTTCATCAGAACGGATTCCTGGCGTTGAAGGACGGACGGGACGGATCCGGCGAATGGTTCAAGGACGTCGACTGGGATCGGACCCGGGCTTACGGTGTGGGGCTGGGAGGGATCTTCATCAATATGAAAGGCCGTGAAGCGCAGGGCCTTGTGGCTCCGGGAGAGGAAGCCCGGAAGGTCAAGGCCGCGATCATCTCGGGACTCGAAGCCCTGAATGACGGCCCGTCTCCCGCCGTCAACCGGGTCTTCGACCGCGACGTTATTTACTCCGGCCCCTATAAAGACAACGCCCCCGATCTTCTCGTCGGCTACAACAGGGGCTACCGCGTGTCCTGGGATTCCGTGACGGGAAAGATCGGCGCCGCCGTTTTCGAAGACAATATCAAGGCCTGGAGCGGTGACCACTGCATCGATCCGGCCCAAGTCCCCGGCGTTTTCTTTTCGAATCTCGGATTGACGTCGGACCAACCGTCCATCATGGACATCGCCCCCTCCGTCCTCCGGCTTTTCGGCGTTCCCGTGCCCGCTCATATGGACGGCCGCCCCATCATCGCGGACGGCCCGGAATCGGAGACGACAGACAAAGGACAACCCCAATGA
- a CDS encoding alkaline phosphatase family protein, which produces MKRREFIHIGMGAAAALAAGDIPALAAGKPGKAGRRPKTLVIGIDGLDPHLTQVWMKQGRLPALQKLVASGGMRRLGTSLPPQSPVAWSDFIAGMGPGGHGIYDFIHRDPQTYMPIFSATETQGGGRTFRLGKYVFPLSGGQVVNMRDGRAFWQVLEDHGVPAVIVRMPSNYPPVPTRQRTFSGMGTPDIKGSYGIFNYYTNAYRELDREAGGGGRVHEVYVIGNRVEASIPGPVNTFLKDAPEARADFRVFIDRDHPVAKIAVQGQEFILKEKEWSGWIRVNFDLIPTQSVSGICRFYLKELRPKFKLYVSPVHIDPARPALPLSTPPSYARELSDQFGSFFTKGLPADTSALENGVLDETEFLEQDEDILRESLELFEYELNRFNEGLFFYYFSNADQRQHMFWRFLDRNHPSYDPDLAERYHDVIADTYVQMDRAVDTALRKADKDTVVMVMSDHGFNPFRRGFNLNSWLLDSGYHRLTDSRKRAETSLFMDTDWSRTQAYGVGLNSLYINEKGREREGTVAPGADKDRLIREIADRLESIVDPATGERPILRAYVSRDVYTGKHLDSAPDIVVGFNQGYRIAWESPLGGFPEEVLTDNREKWSGDHMSSPEVIPGILAMNRPIPAEAPKLKDVTVSILDLYGIGPDEDMTGRSVFHKE; this is translated from the coding sequence ATGAAACGACGCGAGTTCATTCATATCGGGATGGGCGCCGCGGCCGCGCTGGCCGCGGGCGACATTCCCGCTCTCGCCGCCGGAAAACCCGGGAAAGCCGGGCGGCGGCCGAAAACCCTGGTGATCGGGATCGACGGTCTCGACCCTCATCTCACTCAAGTCTGGATGAAGCAGGGCCGCCTTCCGGCGCTGCAAAAACTGGTCGCCTCGGGCGGCATGCGCCGTCTGGGAACGAGTCTTCCACCGCAGAGCCCGGTGGCCTGGTCGGATTTCATCGCCGGCATGGGCCCCGGGGGCCACGGCATCTACGATTTCATCCACAGGGATCCCCAAACTTATATGCCGATTTTCTCGGCCACGGAAACCCAGGGCGGAGGTCGTACATTCCGACTTGGAAAATACGTCTTCCCGCTTTCGGGAGGACAGGTGGTCAACATGCGCGACGGACGGGCCTTCTGGCAGGTGCTGGAAGACCACGGCGTGCCGGCCGTGATCGTCCGCATGCCTTCGAATTATCCGCCCGTTCCGACGCGCCAGAGGACCTTTTCCGGCATGGGGACCCCCGACATCAAGGGATCCTACGGCATCTTCAATTATTACACCAACGCCTACCGGGAACTCGACCGCGAGGCCGGCGGAGGCGGCCGGGTTCATGAAGTTTACGTCATCGGCAACCGCGTGGAAGCCTCAATCCCGGGTCCGGTCAACACCTTTCTCAAAGACGCTCCGGAAGCCCGGGCGGATTTCCGGGTCTTCATCGACCGCGACCATCCCGTCGCCAAAATCGCCGTCCAGGGGCAGGAATTCATCCTGAAGGAAAAGGAATGGAGCGGCTGGATCCGGGTGAACTTCGACCTCATCCCGACCCAGAGCGTGAGCGGCATCTGCCGTTTCTATCTCAAGGAATTGAGGCCGAAATTCAAGCTTTACGTCAGCCCCGTCCATATCGACCCGGCCCGGCCGGCCCTCCCCCTTTCGACGCCGCCGTCCTATGCCCGCGAGTTGTCCGATCAGTTCGGGTCTTTCTTCACCAAAGGCCTTCCGGCCGACACGAGCGCCCTCGAAAACGGCGTTCTGGACGAAACCGAGTTTCTCGAACAGGACGAGGATATCCTCAGGGAAAGCCTGGAACTCTTCGAGTATGAGCTCAATCGGTTCAACGAGGGTCTCTTTTTCTATTATTTTTCGAACGCCGATCAGAGGCAGCACATGTTCTGGAGATTCCTCGACAGGAATCACCCCTCCTATGATCCGGACCTTGCGGAACGATACCACGACGTTATCGCCGATACCTATGTTCAGATGGATCGGGCCGTCGACACGGCTCTGCGCAAAGCGGACAAGGACACTGTGGTCATGGTCATGTCGGACCACGGTTTCAACCCCTTCCGCCGCGGCTTTAACCTAAACAGCTGGCTCCTCGATAGCGGGTATCACCGGTTGACCGACTCCCGCAAGCGTGCTGAAACCTCGCTGTTCATGGACACGGATTGGTCGAGAACGCAGGCCTACGGCGTCGGTCTCAACAGCCTTTACATCAACGAAAAGGGCCGGGAACGGGAAGGAACGGTTGCGCCGGGCGCCGATAAAGACCGGCTCATCCGCGAGATCGCGGACCGTCTCGAATCCATCGTGGATCCCGCCACGGGAGAACGGCCCATCCTTCGGGCCTATGTGTCGCGGGACGTCTATACGGGGAAGCACTTGGATTCGGCGCCGGACATCGTCGTCGGATTCAATCAGGGTTACCGGATCGCCTGGGAATCCCCTCTCGGCGGTTTCCCGGAAGAGGTTCTCACGGACAACCGGGAAAAATGGAGCGGCGATCATATGTCTTCGCCCGAGGTCATCCCCGGCATCCTGGCGATGAACCGCCCGATTCCGGCCGAGGCCCCGAAGCTCAAGGATGTCACGGTCTCCATTTTGGATCTCTACGGGATCGGTCCCGACGAGGACATGACGGGCCGGTCCGTTTTTCACAAGGAGTGA
- a CDS encoding aminopeptidase P N-terminal domain-containing protein: MKAFRLITFGLILCAGASLFGISGACRPGPEISSTLPHEFISRLEPPAFDVRIFETRRQHLLEKMSGQAAVITAAAGNDFLYLTGLTGERQAAAVLVHGAEHPFVLFVFPRRPMATLWDGERPGVEGAVETFGADAAYPAGEFEKMLPGILAGRRSVSYHDGDRRVADVLETWAGGNRDRTIQADLAPILHEMRVVKDTWEIAQLEKAVEVTALAHRRVLQTAAPGKMEYDIQAEIEYVFRKNGLPVGFSSIVGSGPNAAVLHYPGNTRRLEDGDLLLMDIGASCRGYIADVTRTIPVNGRFSGPQRELYDLVLRAQEEAIALMVPGNRILDPHHRATQIIVSGLHEMGLITDSESWWQKRFYIHYRNNHYIGLNVHDVGSYGDLEPADRDSYILDPKVRGREIVPGMVMTIEPGVYLLADRLDHLHELFGDMASAEELDVFAAKVRPVYEKYAGIGIRIEDDVLITETGNRVLSNTAPKTVADIEAAMKRQ; this comes from the coding sequence ATGAAAGCGTTCAGACTCATCACCTTCGGCCTCATTCTCTGCGCCGGGGCGAGCCTTTTCGGAATCTCCGGGGCCTGCCGACCCGGGCCGGAAATTTCCTCCACGCTGCCGCACGAATTCATTTCCCGGTTGGAACCCCCGGCTTTCGACGTCCGGATCTTCGAAACAAGAAGACAGCACCTTCTCGAAAAGATGTCGGGGCAGGCCGCGGTCATCACCGCGGCGGCAGGAAACGATTTTCTTTATCTGACGGGATTGACGGGCGAGCGGCAGGCCGCTGCCGTTCTCGTTCATGGGGCGGAACATCCCTTCGTTCTTTTTGTCTTTCCCCGAAGACCCATGGCGACGCTGTGGGACGGGGAAAGACCCGGAGTTGAGGGGGCTGTCGAAACATTCGGCGCCGATGCCGCTTACCCCGCCGGGGAATTCGAAAAAATGCTGCCCGGGATATTGGCGGGCCGGCGATCGGTTTCCTATCATGACGGAGACAGAAGGGTCGCCGATGTCCTGGAAACCTGGGCCGGCGGGAATCGGGATCGGACGATTCAGGCCGACCTTGCGCCGATTCTCCACGAAATGCGGGTCGTCAAGGATACCTGGGAGATCGCCCAGCTTGAGAAAGCCGTAGAGGTCACCGCCCTGGCCCACCGACGCGTGCTTCAAACCGCGGCGCCGGGGAAGATGGAATACGATATCCAGGCGGAAATCGAGTATGTCTTTCGAAAAAACGGGCTTCCGGTCGGCTTCTCATCCATCGTGGGCTCCGGACCCAACGCCGCCGTCCTCCACTATCCCGGAAATACCCGCAGGCTTGAAGACGGCGACCTTTTGCTCATGGACATTGGCGCCTCTTGCCGGGGCTATATCGCCGACGTTACGAGAACCATTCCGGTCAACGGCCGGTTCAGCGGGCCGCAAAGGGAGCTTTATGACCTGGTCCTCAGGGCCCAGGAAGAGGCCATCGCGCTGATGGTTCCCGGAAACCGGATTCTCGACCCTCATCACCGGGCGACTCAGATCATCGTTTCTGGGCTTCACGAGATGGGGTTGATTACCGATTCCGAATCCTGGTGGCAAAAGCGGTTCTATATTCACTACCGCAACAACCATTACATCGGCCTGAATGTCCACGACGTGGGAAGCTACGGCGATCTGGAGCCGGCCGATCGGGATTCCTACATTCTTGACCCCAAGGTGCGCGGACGGGAAATCGTCCCGGGGATGGTCATGACCATCGAACCCGGCGTCTATCTTCTGGCCGACCGATTGGATCATCTGCACGAATTGTTCGGAGACATGGCTTCGGCGGAGGAGCTGGATGTGTTTGCCGCAAAGGTCAGACCGGTCTATGAGAAGTACGCCGGAATCGGCATCCGCATCGAAGACGATGTTCTCATTACGGAGACCGGAAACAGGGTGCTATCCAACACGGCTCCAAAAACCGTCGCCGACATCGAAGCGGCGATGAAGCGTCAATAG